Genomic segment of Tissierellales bacterium:
TAACATCAGCAGTTTCAGCAATAAATATATCTTCATGTATATTTGGCTTTTTATCTTTTAACTCTTTTATCATTCACATCATCCTTCCCTATAATATCTTATTTAAAATTCTATAATGCTCTACACATATTTATTTAATACCTTTTCTAAATCATTTTTACTTTTAAACCCTGTTATACGTTCTACTTTTTCTCCGTTCTTAAATATTTTTATAGTAGGTATACTTAGGATTCTAAATTGTTGTGCTGTAATAGTATTTTCATCCACATTAAGTTTAACAAATTTTATCCTATCTGAATATTGATTATCCAATTCTTCTAATACAGGAACAAGAGCCTTGCAGGGTTCGCACCATGGTGCCCAGAAATCTACCACTACAGGTATATCACTTTCTAGAACCTCCTTATTGAATGTATCATCATTTATATCCTTCATGTTTAAATATCCCCCTTCCCACAATCTTATATTTTTAAATGATTACTTAATGTCCTTTACAATTAGATCATCAACATATTCATTACAGTTTTTACAGTAGTATTTTACTTCTACTTGATTACCACATCCTTGATGACATAAAGTTCTACCACAGTTACCTAAATATTTATTTGACCAAAGTATCATTGTATTAAATACATGATTAAAATCTTTTCCCTTCTCTGTTACAATGTATCTATATCTTGGAGGATGCTCATTATATAGTTCTGAGTATATAAGTCCATTTCTCTCAAGAAGTTTTAACCTATTAGAAAGAATATTAGTTGGAATAGTTTCTAGAACTTCTTGCAATTCCTTAAAAGTATTTTTATCCTTAGATATTCTGTGGAGAACTAGCATAGTCCATCTATCTCCTAATAAATTAAGAGTTTGAGCTAAATTACACTGTAAATCATAAGTAACTTTCAAAACATCATCTCCTTAATATACAAAGTCTTTGTAATAAAATTCTGAAGCTACTTAGCATTATTTATAAGGTTCTCCATAGTCCCCTTATCCATAGCTCCTGGCACATATTGGCTCATATTACCTTCTTTATCTATTATAAATGTAGATGGTAATGCCTGTATAGCATATTTCTCCATAATTTCTGCTTCA
This window contains:
- the trxA gene encoding thioredoxin codes for the protein MKDINDDTFNKEVLESDIPVVVDFWAPWCEPCKALVPVLEELDNQYSDRIKFVKLNVDENTITAQQFRILSIPTIKIFKNGEKVERITGFKSKNDLEKVLNKYV
- a CDS encoding helix-turn-helix domain-containing protein is translated as MKVTYDLQCNLAQTLNLLGDRWTMLVLHRISKDKNTFKELQEVLETIPTNILSNRLKLLERNGLIYSELYNEHPPRYRYIVTEKGKDFNHVFNTMILWSNKYLGNCGRTLCHQGCGNQVEVKYYCKNCNEYVDDLIVKDIK